From the uncultured Methanomethylovorans sp. genome, the window TCTTCAAAAGCCGCCTGAAGATCTCCACCTGCTGACCCCCGAAGAACGAGATGACAGGTTCAACATCATAACGCAACTTCACCAGCTCTTCCTTATCATCGGATATCTTCTGCAGGAACGCAGACGGGTCTGTGGTATTAAGTACCTGTTTGAGGAAACTTGCATAGGCTTTGACCTCATCCTTTCCCGGGAATCTCTTTTCCTCTTCGTACTTACCTGATATCTGCTCTATTTTGATGAATTCTTCATTGAGCAAAGAATGTGTGAACTCTAAGAGATCGTTCTCCTTCTCAGGTATATTGGTCTTATCAAATACCTCCCTCATGATCGATCTGACAGTTCTCATGACCTCGTCGGGCGGTTTTTCTCTTATCTCCACCACAAGCTTATCAGCGTAATCCTTTCTTGTAAGATACCTCACCACTTCTTCAGCAGTGGGTTTCTTAAGAACAAGATACGTCTTCTGATACCTTAGTTTGATCTCATCATTTGCGAACAGAGTGGCTACAAGACCCGATACAGTAAGCTCCTTCCATCCGTATGGTTTGCGCCTGAACTTATCCTTTATATCCTGCATTACAACGCTGTCATTTCTCTGCTGTTTTATGTTCAAATGATCGAGAACTTCCTTAAGAGCAAGCTTATTGGTATCCGATCTTCCAAATCCGAACTTTTCAAGGTCATCAGCCTGCAGCACCTTTAATATCTCACTGTCAGATTCGAAATCCCTCGTCACGTAACCTGCCTTTTTGTACACGTTCTCAAAGAGCAGGTCCAGGCCATCTTTTATTCTCTCCTTCGGATTCTTCTTCTCAATGCTTGTGACTTCCTTGCCATCCACAAAGACCCTGGCTTCTGAAATACCTCTTTCCATCGATTTCTTTGCAGCCGCACGCAGGTTTTCCTCATCGCTTCTTTTGTTGCTGAGGATCTCCTTGACCTCACCTATATTGGTATTCGAAGTGTTCTGCTTGAGGTATTTATCGATCTTTAGATAATTGCGTATCTGGTCTACAAATTCGGAATCCGCAGGGGTGATGAACAGAAGAGTGTCAGTAGAGTCTATATTGCTCAGATTGTCTCCGTACAGTGACTTTTGATTGCTGCCTCTTAGCACATCATCAGAAAGAGGTGTCAGGAACTTAATGGTCAGATCCGCACCGGCTACAGGTTTAGTTTTATCGTCAATGGCCTTGTTGAACTTGTAATCCTTATGCTTTGCCGGGCATATCTCATTAGACTCAAAGACATAGTCGAATATCTCATCAAGGATCTTGTGCTTCTCGATATCGATGTTCTTTATTTCCCTGTTGATCTCCTGCTCCTCATTGGTAAGGAAATAGTATCGATCTCCAGATTTGTGTATCAAGGTCTGGCTCTCAAGCCTCTGCAGTGATCCGGCAATTCTGTTCTTTAGATCACGTTTATCCCCATCCACGTGGGATACGGACAATACCACCAGGTTGTCAAGGCTTGGCTGCAGCTCCTTCACATGCCGTATCATGAAAAGTATCTTCAGCACATCACAGTCCCCATCTTCAAGGCAATCATTGTCCTTTGCCTGCTCGATGGTTCGGGTAATTATAGGATCAAGGAAACTCTCAATGGTGCTGTAGAACGTATAGAACGGCACCAGAATTCCCATATCATCTTCAGCATATTGCTCAGTAGCCTCCTTGAAAGCACTGAGCATGGACCGCTCACCTTTCGCCAGGTGCTTACCCGTAAAGCCGGTCTGCCTGATCTTATCAAATACTTTCTGCAGAATAAAGAACTGGTAAGGCACATAGGGATATACGTCCACAAAATCATCGTTTCCCTTGTACAGCTTCATTTCAGCCCCGCCGGGGGAGAAGGTCAACAGGTTCTTGAGAATGGTCTTCTTTTCTTCATGATACAAAGACAACGTTTCCTCATAGACCTGTTTCTTTGCAAGTATCCTCTTCTTGATGACCTCGTCCACATTGGCACTGGAAAGGCTCAGACGTGTATCAAAACGTCCCTGGATCTTAGAAAAGTCATAACCTTTTACTTTTTCCTTGGTCACAGCATCGATATCAGCCTGTGAAGTAACGACCACCCACGCTTTGCCTGTAAGTTTCGTACCCAGTTCTTCAACGATTGTCTGCAGGTTCAGCATCAGGTCACTGTTCTCACCAATATACTGCCCAATCTCATCGATAAGGAAGATGACTTGATGGTCCTTACCCTTGGAATCACAATATTTCTTAACCTTCTCAGCGAACTTCTCCACACTGAAATGATAAGTACTGCCATCGGACTGGAAAAGCCTTTCAAGTGATTCCTTGCTCTGGTACCCACAGTTCACAAGCGCTTCGATGATATGATCCTGCTCAAAAACATAAGTATCCCTTTTTTCCTCCCAGGATTCCCCATTGAGCTGCCTGAACTCATCCTTAAATTTATCATACAGGTCCTTGTTCACAAGGTCCTCTTCCATTTCGGCAATCCACAGTACATCCCCATAGAAACCCCTTTTCTCATTGAGCACTCGCATGAGGATGTTAACGATCAGCTCATCGCTTCTGTTCAACGTGTTCGCCTTTGAATCGATGTTGAAGAGAATTACATCTTTAGTTCCAAAAGTAACAGCTTTCTCAATGGTATTCAGTAACTGCGGGTCATCTATTTTCTCCCTGAAGAAATCCAGTGCACTCTTACCTTTAACGACCTGGTTTTCCAGCAGGTAGGACAACATCTTGATAAAATGCGATTTACCGGACCCGAAGAAACCTGAGACCCATACCCCGGTCTTATCGGTAGGCTCGGACATTGCATGAAGGTACCTGTCAAAAAAGGTGTCCAGATGTTTCAATGTCTCTTTGGTTACAACATATTCATCCAGTTCAGTATATATGCTGTCTTCATCATATTGATCTACTTTAATAACACCATTGATCTCTCGTCTGATGTCTTTTTGGAATAGATCATGTATCTTAATTGCAGCAGTCATATCGATCACATTTTATTGTTGAGGATATCTAAGGATCAGTTCCATCATTGATCAGCCTGAAGGCACGATAATAGTTCGCATCCTTGAACTTACCGAACAAACTAAGGTCAAAGCCACTATACTTTCCGGGATAGAATGCGATAAGAGGAATATTACCTGATACAGGCTGCAGATTGTTTAAAATGGAATGTGAACGCACTATCGGCCAGGCCTTACCGATACCTGTCAGGAAGATCATCTGGAAATTCCCATTCGTCTCCATTTTAGCTTGAATGGCATTTTTCAGTATCTCAGGCTTGAGCATGAGCTTCAATTTCTTGAGTAATTCATCAGAACCCTTTTTCTCTTCGAACTGATCGACCTGTTCTAATTTTATTTTACTCTCTATGAGCTCCAGGCAGATATCATACAAATCTATTATCAGGACATTAACGGATTTCTTCTCCAGAGACGAGTTGATCTTAAGGATAGTATCCCTTACCAGTAACTCTTTATCAGGAGAGTAATCGAATATCCAGAAAGGAACTTCATTACCAAGTCCCTTAGCTTTAAGAAAATCATCGCTCTGGATTTGTTCCTTCAATTGCTCTAATCTTTCTTCCAGCTTCATGGACAGCACATTATGCAACCTAAATTTATTTAAACTTGGTTATATCATTTTAATTGTGGGGTTGTTTACATTAGCTTGTACATTAATTTATCTTAGATGCCTTCGAATTGCTAAACACTCCTCAGTTTCCCTATCATCATTGCTCTAATGCTGGGTCAGGGAGTAAATATTTGTTTGTTTCTCTAAATTGATCCTTCAAGAACCTTTATTGATACGTCATTTATGAATTTAACAATCGATTTCATGTTGAATAGATAGTTGTTTACTAAAATACGATATAGCTCCTTACCTTGATTTGACAAATAAAGAGCAATTATTGTTTAGTTTATCGAGAAAGCACTTTATCAATATCTAATAAGTAGCATCTAATGTTGCTGAAGGTATAGTAACTGCTAAAACTAGCTAAATATAGACCTTATTTGAACCTTTTCCATCTGCTTTTTATTAAATTTATTACATCGTGATGGTCCCAACGTGACTCACACACCTATACATCCCTTGCCAGGTCGGCTTGCCAGAGGCAAGCCTTTGCATAGGCCACAGAGCATTCCAAAAAACCCTTCCGATATTTTTTCTTTGTAGGGTAAGTAAAAAAATCTGCATGCTTTAGCACTAAAATTAATCTATCCTTCTAAGTGGGAGTTGTTTGTTAAAACTCATAGGGATATTACATCAAAGTAATATGGTTTTGGAAATTGGGATTATAGTTAAACACTCATGGTTTGTAACTTATGGGTGCGAAAATCGCACTCAATAAAGAGTGATATACAGTACCATAAGTTTCAAACAAACGGTTAACAACTATAATAACAAACATGGCAAAAACTAAATTAACTTCACAGAGTCCATAAATATAATTGGTCTTTGTTCTTCAAAATGCAAGATACCCCAACTTTCCCCAAACGAATATCAACTGACCATTTATGATCTGCTGTCCTCTGACAGGAGTAATACAAATGATACGTATTATTGAATCTCTGTTTGTAGAATTTGATCATAAATGACTGCTCAGCATGGGAATAATATCAGCTTTGTTGATAAAATACATAAAAGACATGAAGAAGTACCTTAAAAAGCAAGATCGAAAAATGGACCTGTAACATTGACTGTACACCTCTACCTTTAACGACCGTCTGGACAGCGATAGAGAAGCATAGAGACAAGAAACCATGAAGTTGATAGGATTTGATGGGTTTAAGGCAGAAGTCTTCACCATACACATTCTAGAAAGTATTTTTGAATTTGCTAGGACTGCATATTGAATTGTCCTGATCGGAGAAGAGAGATTATAGTCACAAAGAAATAGTACTGGTAAATATTTGAACTTCTGTTTCCATAATATAGTAAGCAATTGCTCCGAATCATCTGTTTGTAGAAGTCTATCGACTTGTTTTATCTTTCTGAATAGAACAACAAGACTGCAGACATGGCGATGGAGAAAAATACCTAAAATTGCCCGGGTTGAAGCTTTGTACTGATGATCCTAAAAAATTGAGATTACTGCACAAGCAACATCAAAAGAACAAATCCTAACACATACATGGATTTAACTTCAGAACATCTTTTCCACGGCAGTTATGATAATTTCAATGGCAATGAGAACTATAATGATCCACTCAAGGAAATTGGAGTGCTGCGTACGGACCTCATCTGATAGCATTGAATAGTTATCCTGAATGACACCTATCTTATGGCTGACACTTTCGCTCCACTGACCGCTGCGCAGTACTTTAAGCATCATTGCATAGACACGGGCATAATAGATATCCTCTGTAACTTTAATGAGATTATTGATCTTTTCTATTACATCACAGATATCTGCATTTGTTTCCATGAGATTCGACATGATCATACGATACTGCTTCCTTCTGCGAAATGGAGGGAGTTTATCAGCAAATATTATATCGTCGTACATCTTTGTCATCTGACGGCTGAGCTCCTGATCATAGTGCCGCAGTTCCAGTACCTGTACGTTTGCAAATTCTATGAGGTCGTAAAGGTCGGTTGGAGTTTCTGGATCACACAGAAAAGCTGAGTCCCATGAAAGAATAGCCATATCGTTTTTAGTGTAACTTTGAGTGCTTTTCATTATCTCTTCCCGTATCTGGAGAGAGAAATCCTTTTTTTCACCAGCCAAAAGTGGAACAGGATCAATGGAACTATCCAGATGGTCCATTATGTATATGGTGTAGTCTTCGAAAAAATCGGGATCAAATGAAAAATTCCTTACATGCGGTTTGAGCATAGAGGTCAATTTGTCCAAATATTCTAGGAAATGATTTTCCAATCCTTTTTGTTCGGTAAAAAGGAAAGCAATCTCCTCAAGGGTACAATAATCTCCTTCCCTATCCTCATATACAAAACACAGACTGATAACACCTACGTCAAATATACGGGCAAATATTTTGAACTCAAATTCCCTGTCCTCGTTTTCCACTTTGCACTGGCCCATTCTGATCAAGAGGGGCTGCACATCCATGATGATTGACCTTGGCTTTACGCGCACAAAATTTGTTCTGGCAGTAAGAAAATTAGAGGCAAGTTCCCTTTGCAGCTGATCAAGATCGATTTCCCATCCAATATCATATATCCTGTAAAATCGAAGTGCTATCAAGGATTTTATCTCCTGTCGAAGACATAAAACTACTTAATAGTTCTACATTTTCATTTGTTACTTTCATCCTTTACAGATGCTTTATTGGAAAAAAACCTGTACAGATCATCCTGAGCACGCCTTATTTTGCTTGAACGGCTGCTCTTTACATATTTGTTGTCCAGCTCCTTATTAAGAATGCGCGCTTTGGAATTATCAGCAAATTGGATTTCCATGAACTGCTTAAGTTCTTCTTGTATTGATCTATCATAAATAGGAACTGCCACTTCTACTCGCCTGTCAAGGTTACGTACCATCCAGTCTGCAGAAGAAATGAAATATTTCTCATCTCCCCCGTTATAGAAAATGAATACCCTTGAGTGTTCAAGATACTTGTCCACTATACTCGTGATTTCTATGTTCTCGCTAAGCCCCTTCACTCCGGGAACTAGAGAACATATACCCCTGATTACCATTCTGATCTTTACACCTGCCTGGCTGGCCTGATAGAGTTTTTCTATCATTTTGCGGTCAACAAGGTTGTTCATCTTAAGATGTATATACGCCTGTTTTCCGGTCCTAGCATTACGGATCTCCGTATTGATCAGTCGATATATGTTGTTGCGCATGTAATGAGGAGCGACTATAAGATGGTCATAGCTGATATGCTTGTAAGCATGTTCGAAGAAATCGAAAAGATGTTTAACTTCCTTAGCGATGGTAGGATTGAACGTTAGCAATGAATGATCACTATAGATATGTGCAGTAGATTCATTGAAATTTCCAGTACCTATACATGCATAAGTAACTGGAATATCATTCTCCATTCTCGTTATCTCGCAAAGCTTTGCATGTACTTTAAGTCCTGGAACACCATCTATAATTGTAGCTCCGGCCTCTTCCAGCTTCTGTGTCCAGTAGATGTTAGCCATTTCATCAAAACGGGCCTGAAGTTCGATCACCACAGTCACAGATTTGCCATTCTTGACAGCATTGATAAGGGCATTTGCCACATTGGAATTCTTAGCTACCCGGTAGAATGTCATCTTAATGTCTGTTACATTGGGATCAATGGCCGCTTCTCTTAACAGGTCTATCATATGGTCAAATGAATGATATGGATAACAGAGCATAACATCCTTTTTGCGTATTACATCCAAGATGCTGCGATTCACTGGCAGATCTGGATGCCTTAGAGGATTATTTTTTACATATAACAGGGAACTGTTGCCTATATCAGGAAAGTTCATGAAATCACGTGCATTGTGGTATCTTCCGCCAGGAACTATGTTTTCAAAGTTCTTTAACTTCAGACCATCGATGATAACGTGCAGTAGGTCTTCCGGCATTTCTCTATCATATACAAATCTGACTGGATCTCCCTTTTCTCTTTGTTTTAGACCCTCCGAAATCTTCGTGGAGAAGCTTTTCATCACGTCATCATCGATGTCAAGTTCGGCATCCCTGGTAAGCTTAATAGTGTATGCATTTATGGAGTCATAATCAAATATAGAGAAAATGTTTGTTAGCCCCAAGCGTATAACATCATCCAGCATAATTATGTATTGGGTGCCTGCTTTTGATGGCAAAGGAAGGTAACGCGGTAGTAAATC encodes:
- a CDS encoding DUF1788 domain-containing protein; its protein translation is MKLEERLEQLKEQIQSDDFLKAKGLGNEVPFWIFDYSPDKELLVRDTILKINSSLEKKSVNVLIIDLYDICLELIESKIKLEQVDQFEEKKGSDELLKKLKLMLKPEILKNAIQAKMETNGNFQMIFLTGIGKAWPIVRSHSILNNLQPVSGNIPLIAFYPGKYSGFDLSLFGKFKDANYYRAFRLINDGTDP
- the brxC gene encoding BREX system P-loop protein BrxC; this encodes MTAAIKIHDLFQKDIRREINGVIKVDQYDEDSIYTELDEYVVTKETLKHLDTFFDRYLHAMSEPTDKTGVWVSGFFGSGKSHFIKMLSYLLENQVVKGKSALDFFREKIDDPQLLNTIEKAVTFGTKDVILFNIDSKANTLNRSDELIVNILMRVLNEKRGFYGDVLWIAEMEEDLVNKDLYDKFKDEFRQLNGESWEEKRDTYVFEQDHIIEALVNCGYQSKESLERLFQSDGSTYHFSVEKFAEKVKKYCDSKGKDHQVIFLIDEIGQYIGENSDLMLNLQTIVEELGTKLTGKAWVVVTSQADIDAVTKEKVKGYDFSKIQGRFDTRLSLSSANVDEVIKKRILAKKQVYEETLSLYHEEKKTILKNLLTFSPGGAEMKLYKGNDDFVDVYPYVPYQFFILQKVFDKIRQTGFTGKHLAKGERSMLSAFKEATEQYAEDDMGILVPFYTFYSTIESFLDPIITRTIEQAKDNDCLEDGDCDVLKILFMIRHVKELQPSLDNLVVLSVSHVDGDKRDLKNRIAGSLQRLESQTLIHKSGDRYYFLTNEEQEINREIKNIDIEKHKILDEIFDYVFESNEICPAKHKDYKFNKAIDDKTKPVAGADLTIKFLTPLSDDVLRGSNQKSLYGDNLSNIDSTDTLLFITPADSEFVDQIRNYLKIDKYLKQNTSNTNIGEVKEILSNKRSDEENLRAAAKKSMERGISEARVFVDGKEVTSIEKKNPKERIKDGLDLLFENVYKKAGYVTRDFESDSEILKVLQADDLEKFGFGRSDTNKLALKEVLDHLNIKQQRNDSVVMQDIKDKFRRKPYGWKELTVSGLVATLFANDEIKLRYQKTYLVLKKPTAEEVVRYLTRKDYADKLVVEIREKPPDEVMRTVRSIMREVFDKTNIPEKENDLLEFTHSLLNEEFIKIEQISGKYEEEKRFPGKDEVKAYASFLKQVLNTTDPSAFLQKISDDKEELVKLRYDVEPVISFFGGQQVEIFRRLLKKIDNYTRDRQFMDDETKSKVRDVEAILGSKEPYSEIKSLPPLEASIESALSAALAKLKEDTFREIESITTELQKYMASYAELDQAFRDSVLKPFNQLKENITQAGDCVFVQAQSTTLKSFHGNAYEKIKTQLQTIREKEQDKGEESITPVRSTRVIRDVSVFKTKDIIRSEEELDNYLKELKASLLKMLETDDFKVL
- the ppk1 gene encoding polyphosphate kinase 1, giving the protein MKEKIIKFINREISWLSFNERVLQEAADPSLPLLERLKFLGIFSSNLDEFFSVRVGTVHRMIDAGVKSKEIIGDSPKKTMKLIHKKVLQLRDRFDEIFAGLEKELEKENIFIINETELNPEQQDFVREYFTSKVRPRLVPIMFRELRKFPYLKNQVIYLAVAMYKYHDPQDFNYALIEVPADLLPRYLPLPSKAGTQYIIMLDDVIRLGLTNIFSIFDYDSINAYTIKLTRDAELDIDDDVMKSFSTKISEGLKQREKGDPVRFVYDREMPEDLLHVIIDGLKLKNFENIVPGGRYHNARDFMNFPDIGNSSLLYVKNNPLRHPDLPVNRSILDVIRKKDVMLCYPYHSFDHMIDLLREAAIDPNVTDIKMTFYRVAKNSNVANALINAVKNGKSVTVVIELQARFDEMANIYWTQKLEEAGATIIDGVPGLKVHAKLCEITRMENDIPVTYACIGTGNFNESTAHIYSDHSLLTFNPTIAKEVKHLFDFFEHAYKHISYDHLIVAPHYMRNNIYRLINTEIRNARTGKQAYIHLKMNNLVDRKMIEKLYQASQAGVKIRMVIRGICSLVPGVKGLSENIEITSIVDKYLEHSRVFIFYNGGDEKYFISSADWMVRNLDRRVEVAVPIYDRSIQEELKQFMEIQFADNSKARILNKELDNKYVKSSRSSKIRRAQDDLYRFFSNKASVKDESNK